TTTTCGAGAAGCTCAAAGAAATCGATCCGGGCGTCAGGGTCTTGCTCTCAAGCGGTTACAGCATAGAGGGAAAGGCGGGAGAGATACTGAAGCGTGGATGTGACGGGTTCATTCAAAAGCCATACAAGATGGAAGAACTGGCTTCAACCCTGAAGGCCCTTTTGGACAGGAATTGAGATGGGAGTGCTTGACGATAAAGTTCAGTGCCGGGGGTTCCACTAAAAGGATGAAGGGTAAGGAAGCGCCATGACGAGGAAGTCGGAAATATTGGCTTCTGCCAACTATTTCTTGAAACCGGGATACATCCTTGTCGCCAACCAGCCGACCGTCATATCCACGGTCCTCGGCTCCTGCGTGGCGGTTTGTCTATACGACAGGAAACGAAAGGTTGGTGGGATGAACCATTTCCAGCTTCCATCCATATCACGTTCCGAAGGGGCGACGGCCCGATACGGTAATGTAGCCACTCTGGCCCTCATCGGAATGATGATCGAGGATGGGTCCAAGGTCAAGAACCTGGAAGCCCAGATTTTCGGAGGGGCTTTTAACCGGGAGGTATCCGATAAGGACGTTGGAAGAGAAAATATTCGGGTTGCGCGGAGGATCCTGGCCCGGAAAGGCATCAGGCTTGTCTCAGAGGACGTGGGCGGTGAGAAAGGGAGGAAGATCGTCTACGATACGAGTACGAACGAAGTCGCCGTGATGAGGGTCGACAAGCTTCGCCGGGGAGATTGGCATCCTTACAAGGATGATCGCTAGGTCTCCTCTCTTTCCAAGTATCGAGGACCGGAAAGGCCTGAAACCTTACCAAGTTCAAACCCGTCGGTTCAGGATCCCTTAAGATCAGCCAGGGATCCTTCATGCCGGGACCCCATCCTATCTCGAACTTCTTACCGCCCCAAAAAGTTTGGATCATCGTTGGATCATTTCCGTTTCAATGTCCATTCCGGTTCGGAATGCCTTAAGGGATCATGGGTTCAACGGTTCAAGCGGCGAAATATTTCAAAGGTCTCATTTCAATGTTTAACCCGGATTATGCAATCGGCAAATTTGCCGGATCTGCAGCGTTGTAAGACGCTTGAAGTACTAAAAGTACGTCATCTTGGTTTAAATCCTGAACCCTTTTGGAAAAACTCAGACGGAATTTTCGCTACAAGGCGGGGATTTCTCTGCCCATTACCAGAGAGTGACAATAAAAAGGCATGGAATTTGCTTTTCACTAAGACAAGAAGGGTGAAATTGGGAAAACCCCTGTCATTTCACCGACAGGAATAAAGACACAAGCGGGGTGATCCATGAAACGGGCACAAATGATTCTTGTTTCCAACAACGGGCTCGGAAAGGTCGTTTCCTTTTGTGTGAATCCCTGGCTGGTGGGGTGCCTGGTCTTTTTGATCGGGATTTGTATCTGTTCGGTTCCCCTCCTTGAAAAGAAGGTCATCAACCTTGTTGAAAGACTGCAGGTCATGGAGAAGAAAAAGAGGGCACTTGAGTCGGATATTTACCGCTTGGAATATGTCAAGAGATCCCTGGCACGCTTCGAAGAAAAAGAGAAGTTCCTGCGGGACTACTTCGGGATGGAAGGTTTCGGTTTTCTTGAAAAGGCCATCGGTGTAGGAGGGGATTACAGCCTCGCGGGGCCGAGTGATAGAGAGGCGGAAACGAATGAAGCCAAGGCGGTAAAGATGAAAACGGATCACTCTGGAGCCCTGCATTCGATCCCGGAGGATTTCAAGGAGAAAATCGAGACACTCATCGGTAACCTTGAGGTGATGAACCGTTTGGCGGTCAAACAGGTCAAGATCTGGGACAGGACCCCCAGCATCTTTCCCGTTGACCTGGCGCGTCCAAAGATTTCATCGGGATTTGGATGGAGGACGAATCCCTTTACTGAACGCAAAGAATTTCATGCAGGAATCGATATCATCGGACCGAAAGGGACGAAGATCATCGCACCTGCCTCCGGGGTGGTGGTGGCGAGAGGTTACGACCGATGGTTGGGCAATTTCCTTGTCCTTTCTCACGGAAATGGGCTGAAAACCATTTACGGTCACATGGAAAAGATCCAGGTCCAGAAAGGTATGGAGGTCAAACGGGGAGATTGCCTCGGGCTCATGGGGAACACAGGCCTCTCCACCAGCCGCCATCTTCATTACGGGGTGATCGCAGGTGAAAGGGTAGTGGATCCCATGCAGTTTATCCTGGAAAGAGGCGTGTCGTGAATTTCCTGAATCTCAACCGCTTTTTTCTTCTCCTGCCCTTGACCATGCTGTTTTTGTTCCTGGCACAGGGTTACGCCCCTTGCAAAACCGTTGTTCCCCTTGAGAGGGAGTCCCTGTTTTGTCTTTATCACAAGATGAGTGGCGAGGTGATAAAGGATCAAGATATCGAAGACCTCTCGGCCGAGGAGGGAAGACCCTTTTACTCGGCATACAAGCCATCGGAATTGTTTACGAAAAAAAGCCTCAAGGCTGCAAGGAAACGGCTGGAAAGGTTGATGCACGATTTGAACGGGGAGACCCTCTTCATGTGGCTGATCGAGTGCCGGGCGGTTTCCTCCAGGAGGGGTTCCCGTGGCCTGTATCTCAAGCCGTCTGTAACCGGACTTCCGGAATCCACCCCCTTTATTCGGGCCAAGTGGCAAAGGAACGGGAGACGCAGGTTGCTGAAGATTGTGAATAGTCTGCTTCCCAAGGTCCCTGACCTTTGGGAGGGAAAGACCCTCAGAGTTAAGATCCACTTGAAGGCTGTGAAGACTGTAGAGGCCTTGGAGGTCAGGAATATCGCAAGGCAGAAGGTGAGAGTTCCGATCCGCTACGTACTTTTTGAACCGCTTCAGGCGGAATTAGCTGCCGAGCCAAGCGTCCATCCCAACAACCTTCCGCCCTCCTTTTCTCGTAATCTCCTCTCTTCAAGAAGACAATGAAATGCTCATTGCTGGATGAAAGGGTTCCCACATTGAAGCCGTTTTTGGCAGGATGTCAAATGAATGACGTATTCCTCTCCCTGATTTTTTCGTTTTCGATTAAAGACCCAGTGCAATTCGGCCGACTTTCATCCATGGAAAACCGGGATTCATTCAGCGGGACTCGCCTTCTTTCTTATCACTCCGATAGGACTGGAGAAAAATCCGTTGTAACCTGTCCCACAGTTTTTGGAAAAAGGCTCTACACTTATTATTGGGGGCGGGAAAAATCGAATCCTTTGGCATAACTTTTGCTGATTGATATTATTCAAGTACAAGGTCTCCTGATAAATTCTGAGAGACCTTTGGGGCTCAGCCCTTTCAAGAGACTTCTCGCTTGAGCAGGTTTAATTTTCGCCATGGAACTTCATGTAAGGAGTAAGGGGTTATGGGTACGATCTTGATGGGTAATATTGGGGAGAATCAAAAGGGCATAGCTTTCCAGGCGCAAGATATCGTCCGTATCATCCGGAGCGGGGACATCCAGATGGTTTCTTCCAATGAGGAGCCCGGGGTGTTTCTAGATATAGGGGGACAAATGTATCCGGTCAGGGAAAAGATGGATAAGGAAAATTTAAAGCCCTATTTTATCCTCCACAAGTCCGGGGATATACTTAATGTGGAGGATTACCGGCTTCTTTTCAACGCCAGGGACCTTGACGGAGGCGATGTCGAAGGTGTGGATGTGGATGGTAAGGCGTATCGTTGTATGTGGTATGACGGCGGGCCGGATCCTAAAAATTCGATTTCAGGGCTTACACTGAACCAGATCGAGGAGAAACTCAGGCAGGTTGAAGATCCCCTTTGTGAATTGAAAGATCTAAAAGACATGGTGTTGAAACTGAAGCAGGGGGAATTCTATGAGGCTTTAACCATGGAGTTCTCCGGTAAAATAAAGGAAATCGCTCAGGAGCTGATCGAATTCAGGAAGGATATCCAGAGCAGGATCGAGCCTGGCATCGTCGAAATAGCCGCCAGAGACATCCCGGAGGCCAGTTATCAACTCGAGGGGATCAATCAGACCCTTGAGTCCAGCACCATGAAGATCATGGATATCAATGAGGAACAACTGGAGATAGCGAACAAGCGGCTGGAGCGCCTTACTTCACTGTTTTCCGGGAATGGTGGACCACCCGAAGCGGCTGAGGAAGCCCTGGAGATCCTAAAGGAAGATATAGAAATCCTTAAAAGGATCGGAAACCTGTCCATGAGCATGATGGAACCTCTAAGCTTCCAGGATCTGGTGGGACAGCGGATTCAGCGTATCATCAAACTGGTCAAGTCCATGGAGGCGCGGATCAGTGACCTGGTTATCTCCTTTGGAATAAAAATTCAAAAGCACCGTGAAAATCCGGAAAAGAGTTACGAAGATCTAAAAAAGGACGTTGAAGTTTATAAGTCTGAATTGAAGGGCCCCCAACTTGAGGGGGAGGGTCTCAAGCAGGAAGATATCGACGAATTGCTTGCCACCCTGTAATAGGATGTCATCTCCGATGGAGGTGCGCGGTACAGGAATGCAGGTAACAATAAAAATTTGAAATAAGCCAGGGAGGGTCAAAATGTCTTTTGACACATCAATGAAGGTTTTGGTCGTGGATGATTTTGCGACCATGAGGCGCATCGTTAAAGGGGTTCTCAAGCAGCTCGGCTTCAGTGATATAGTAGAAGCCGAGGACGGCAACATCGCCCTTGAGGAACTGAAGAAGGAAAAGTTCGGATTGATTGTCTCTGACTGGAATATGCCCAACATGACCGGACTGGACCTCCTGAAGGCCGTCAGGGGGGACGCCAACTTGAAAGACATACCCTTCATCATGGTTACAGCGGAAGGACAAAAGGAAAACGTGGTTGAGGCCGTAAAGTCGGGGGTCAGCAATTACATTGTAAAACCCTTCACCCCCGAGACTTTCAGCGAAAAGCTCCAGAAGGTCTTCGGAGGGTAACGAAAGCCGTCTTTTCCTTCACATTGGCCTTCGGCATGATCTCATCAGGGAGAACATAATTCAATGTCTGAATTGATCGGAAAAATAGGCAGCGAAATAGAGAAGATCGCCCTTGAGGTGGTCACCCTGGAAAATGGAGACATCCCGGCCATGGGAGACGTCATGAACCGGCTCTGCTTCCTGGAGGAAAAGGCCGGGGAGATCAAGGAAGGCGCTTTCAATAACCTGGTTTCCGCCCTCAAGGGTTATCTTGAGAAGTTGATCCTTTCGGAACTCGATGACATGGGGCCGTTTGAAGAGGGGATCGAAAAGCTTCAATCCATTCATCGGGCCATGGTCAACGAGGAACCCTTCAGGGGAGATATTCATCCTTTACTGAAAAAGTTGGGTTTCAATTCGAAACCGAACGATAAGGGAGAAGAGGTGCAAGAGGAAGCGACACCGGAAATCGCCGAAGGAGAGGAAAAGGAGCCGCAGACGGAATCTACAGATGCAAAAGAAGAATCGGCGGCGGAATCCTTCGAGGAATCTTCCCAGGAGACCCAGGAACTGAGCGAAGAGGACCGGCAGATCCTCCAGGATTTTGTCGTTGAATCCCTTGAAAACCTTGGGACGATCGAGGTGAGCCTCATTGACCTTGAGCAGGATCCCACGGATGCGGAGACCATCAACGCCATATTCAGGCCCTTTCATACCATTAAAGGTGTTTCAGGCTTTCTGAACCTGGACAAGATCAACAAGCTCGCCCATAGTGCGGAGAATCTCCTGGACAAGGCCAGGAACGGAGAAATCCGGGTGGAAGGCATGGTTATCGACCTGATCCTGGAATCCGTGGACATGCTGAAAAAGATGATCGAAGGAGTCCAGGATGCCCTGGAGACCGGCGGCCCACTGGATGCCGGTATCGACATCGGACCCCTTGTAAAACGCATCAACGATGCTCACTCAGGTGAGGGGGACAAGCCCCTGGGTGAGATCCTCGTAAACAAGGGGGCCGTTGCAAAGGAAGATGTCGAAGAAGGCCTGTCAAAGCAAAAAGAGGAACCCGACAAGAAGATCGGTGGAATCCTCGTAGAAGAGAAAAAGACGGGTTCAAAAGAAGTCATATCCGCCCTGCGGGAGCAGAAAAGATATAATCGCCGCCACATAGATCTCCAGGTAAAGGTCGATACCAAGAAGCTGGACAACCTCGTGGACCTGACCGGAGAACTGGTCATCAGCCAGGCCATGCTCAGGCAGAACGAATGGGTCCGGAATGCCAACGATCAAAAACTTTTTCATACCCTGAACCAGTTGAACCAGATTACATCGAGCCTCCAGAGGACGGCCATGTCCCTCCGGATGATTCCTATTAAAAGCACTTTTCAAAAAATGGTGCGTCTGGTCAGGGATCTTGCCAAGAACTCAGGAAAAGAAGTAGGCCTGGAGATGTCCGGTGAGGAAACCGAGATCGATCGGAACGTGGTGGATGAGTTGTACGAACCCATGGTCCACATGATCCGCAATGCCGTGGACCACGGGATTGAAATGCCGGATGAGAGGGAAAAGGCCGGAAAGGATCGAAAGGGGACTATTTTCCTCAAGGCCTATCACAGGGGAGGAAATATCATCATCGAAATCAAGGACAACGGCCGCGGACTTGACAAAGCCCGGATCCTTGAAAAAGCCAGATCCAGCAACCTGATAACCGATGAGGACCAGCTCACGGAATCGGAAATCTATAATCTTATTTTTCGACCCGGATTTTCAACGGCCCAGAAGGTGACTGATATATCCGGGAGAGGCGTTGGTATGGATGTGGTCAAGCGGGCCATCGAAAAACTCCGGGGCCGGGTGGAAATCAATTCCATCCCCGGCGAGGGATCCACCTTCGTGATCAGCCTTCCCTTGACCCTGGCAATTATTGAAGGGATGGTGGTGAGGGTCGGAAAGGAGCGTTACATCATCCCGGCGCTCGCCATCCTGGAATCCTTCCGGCCTCAAAAAGATCAGTACTCGACCGTGGAAGGAAAGGGTGAGCTTATCCTTTCCAGGGGAAGACTCATCCCGTTGATCAGGCTGGATCGGGTTTTCGGGGTACAGGGAGATTCCGTCCATCCGTGGGACGGGCTGGTTGTCGCTGTGGAAAGCGATGGAGAGCAGAGATGTCTCCTCCTTGACGAATTGCTTGGAAAGGAAGAGGTCGTCATTAAGAGCCTTGGCGAAAGCCTTAAGCATACCAAGGGAATCGCCGGGGGAGCCATCATGGGTGATGGCAGGGTCGGCCTCATCTTGGACATTTCAGGTCTTTTCGAGATTGCCCAAATGAACTGAACTTCAACCCCGAGAAGGAAAGGGATATTCTGGTGAACTTAGTCGTCGGCGTTTCTGACATGAAGGTGAGCAGTGATCTCGATTCCATCCTGGTCACTTACTCACTTGGTTCCTGTATCGGGATTTCCATTTACGACCCCGTAGCACGGGTAGGGGGGTTACTTCACTTTATGCTCCCGGATTCGAAATTGGATCCCGAAAAGGCGCGCAAGAATCCTAACATGTTTGCGGATACGGGCATCCCCAATCTGTTCAAGTCCGCTTATAAACTGGGGGCGGCCAAGCAGAGGATGAAAGTCATCGTGGTCGGCGGCGCCCAGGTTCTTGACCAGAAGGGCTTTTTCAATATCGGAAAGAGAAATTATATGGCCGTTCGGAAGATGTTCTGGAAGAACAACGTGATGATCGACTATGAGAATGTGGGCGGAAACGTGAACCGGACCCTCAAATTGGCGGTCAAAGACGGGAAGGCCTGGCTGAAAGTATCGGGCGAGGGGGTTTTTGAG
This window of the Deltaproteobacteria bacterium genome carries:
- a CDS encoding chemotaxis protein CheD, with the translated sequence MTRKSEILASANYFLKPGYILVANQPTVISTVLGSCVAVCLYDRKRKVGGMNHFQLPSISRSEGATARYGNVATLALIGMMIEDGSKVKNLEAQIFGGAFNREVSDKDVGRENIRVARRILARKGIRLVSEDVGGEKGRKIVYDTSTNEVAVMRVDKLRRGDWHPYKDDR
- a CDS encoding M23 family metallopeptidase, with product MKRAQMILVSNNGLGKVVSFCVNPWLVGCLVFLIGICICSVPLLEKKVINLVERLQVMEKKKRALESDIYRLEYVKRSLARFEEKEKFLRDYFGMEGFGFLEKAIGVGGDYSLAGPSDREAETNEAKAVKMKTDHSGALHSIPEDFKEKIETLIGNLEVMNRLAVKQVKIWDRTPSIFPVDLARPKISSGFGWRTNPFTERKEFHAGIDIIGPKGTKIIAPASGVVVARGYDRWLGNFLVLSHGNGLKTIYGHMEKIQVQKGMEVKRGDCLGLMGNTGLSTSRHLHYGVIAGERVVDPMQFILERGVS
- a CDS encoding protein phosphatase CheZ, producing MGTILMGNIGENQKGIAFQAQDIVRIIRSGDIQMVSSNEEPGVFLDIGGQMYPVREKMDKENLKPYFILHKSGDILNVEDYRLLFNARDLDGGDVEGVDVDGKAYRCMWYDGGPDPKNSISGLTLNQIEEKLRQVEDPLCELKDLKDMVLKLKQGEFYEALTMEFSGKIKEIAQELIEFRKDIQSRIEPGIVEIAARDIPEASYQLEGINQTLESSTMKIMDINEEQLEIANKRLERLTSLFSGNGGPPEAAEEALEILKEDIEILKRIGNLSMSMMEPLSFQDLVGQRIQRIIKLVKSMEARISDLVISFGIKIQKHRENPEKSYEDLKKDVEVYKSELKGPQLEGEGLKQEDIDELLATL
- a CDS encoding chemotaxis response regulator CheY; its protein translation is MSFDTSMKVLVVDDFATMRRIVKGVLKQLGFSDIVEAEDGNIALEELKKEKFGLIVSDWNMPNMTGLDLLKAVRGDANLKDIPFIMVTAEGQKENVVEAVKSGVSNYIVKPFTPETFSEKLQKVFGG
- a CDS encoding chemotaxis protein CheA; this encodes MSELIGKIGSEIEKIALEVVTLENGDIPAMGDVMNRLCFLEEKAGEIKEGAFNNLVSALKGYLEKLILSELDDMGPFEEGIEKLQSIHRAMVNEEPFRGDIHPLLKKLGFNSKPNDKGEEVQEEATPEIAEGEEKEPQTESTDAKEESAAESFEESSQETQELSEEDRQILQDFVVESLENLGTIEVSLIDLEQDPTDAETINAIFRPFHTIKGVSGFLNLDKINKLAHSAENLLDKARNGEIRVEGMVIDLILESVDMLKKMIEGVQDALETGGPLDAGIDIGPLVKRINDAHSGEGDKPLGEILVNKGAVAKEDVEEGLSKQKEEPDKKIGGILVEEKKTGSKEVISALREQKRYNRRHIDLQVKVDTKKLDNLVDLTGELVISQAMLRQNEWVRNANDQKLFHTLNQLNQITSSLQRTAMSLRMIPIKSTFQKMVRLVRDLAKNSGKEVGLEMSGEETEIDRNVVDELYEPMVHMIRNAVDHGIEMPDEREKAGKDRKGTIFLKAYHRGGNIIIEIKDNGRGLDKARILEKARSSNLITDEDQLTESEIYNLIFRPGFSTAQKVTDISGRGVGMDVVKRAIEKLRGRVEINSIPGEGSTFVISLPLTLAIIEGMVVRVGKERYIIPALAILESFRPQKDQYSTVEGKGELILSRGRLIPLIRLDRVFGVQGDSVHPWDGLVVAVESDGEQRCLLLDELLGKEEVVIKSLGESLKHTKGIAGGAIMGDGRVGLILDISGLFEIAQMN
- a CDS encoding chemotaxis protein CheD, with amino-acid sequence MNLVVGVSDMKVSSDLDSILVTYSLGSCIGISIYDPVARVGGLLHFMLPDSKLDPEKARKNPNMFADTGIPNLFKSAYKLGAAKQRMKVIVVGGAQVLDQKGFFNIGKRNYMAVRKMFWKNNVMIDYENVGGNVNRTLKLAVKDGKAWLKVSGEGVFEI